The Peromyscus leucopus breed LL Stock chromosome 4, UCI_PerLeu_2.1, whole genome shotgun sequence genome segment TTCAGGCAAGGCTTTCTTTATGTGAAAACAGAGCCAATTGTACGATCTGCCCCACAAGGACTATTGAGGACTATAACAAAATGGTGTGCAGGGCTTGCTTACCACTATGTTTCAGTAACCGGCAGGAGGAACCTACTTTTCCCAGTGTCTAATCTTACTCTCCTGGGCTCTGGAAAGGAAGGGCTTTGGCTTCTAGGCCTCCAAGATGCCTATTCTGGAGGAGGCAAGCTCAGCTCTTTTGGGCCAAAGAAGGCTGCCAGTGGCACCAGGCACCTACATGTCTGAGAACCAGTCCTGATtcctactggcaatggtcaagggAGCACTGGTGTCTTTGCAGGTGGCTTCCAGGACTGCTGTGCCAGAAACTGGAGAGTGGAGAGCAGTCCCAGCCCACAGGGGGACCCATTCTTGAAGGCAGACGCAAGAGTCTCCCAATTTCATGGCCCACCTCCTTTACACAGGAGACCATCTTTGTTTAGAACTGGAATGACTTGGCAGGAGGAACCTGGGTTTTTGCTAGTAGGTTGGAACAGGTGGGGAACTATGTGTGTCTGAGAGGGTACGTGCATGCGGTAACCTGGAACCTCGTCTCTGTGATAGCTCACATTGTGATACCTACTGACCACACATAGCCACTTCAAggacaaacaaagaaaatggaatattttgagtgttatttatttaatttttaattctgtgtatgtgtgtataggtgagTGCAGGTGCAGCAGAGACTGAACAAGTCAGAGCTGGAGGTacagtgacaggtggttgtgagctacccggtgtgggtgctgggaatcaaactcagttctcTGGAAGACTAGTCCTTGCTTTCAACCTctgacccacctctccagcctgtgttTGATTTGGAAGCCAgattcttgctatgtagccctggctgtcctcaaacgtGTGGCAATTCTCCCACCTTagccttttgttctgttttggttttgagacagggtcttactatgtagccctggctgttctagaaccctctaagtagaccagactggcctaaaacttacagagatccacctgcctctgactaccaagagctggggttaaaggtgtgcgccaccacacccagctaaaatgGAATATTTAGTTTCTCAGTCACACTGGCCAACTTTGAGGGTTCACTCAGCCACAAGTGGCAGCAGCTACCACCAGGCAGCACTGATAAAGAATGCTTCTGTCATTGAGGAAAGGCCTATGGGACAACTGTCCTAGATCAATCAGGATGAGGGAGACCTTGAGCAGTGTGGCTTTCTTGATATTTTCTGTACAGAGGATAACTGAGGTCAGGAGGAGCAAAGTAACCAGGTAGTAACCAGATGCATGACCAGGCGCTTTCATACAGGCTTTTAAGAACCTCAAACAGCCTTGTGTAGACAAGCAAACTGGAAACAGCTCTTTCCTCAGAGGAGTTTGAGAAAAGAGGGCCAGAGGACTCGAGGACCAGCTAGTCAGAACCCCAGGACGCAGGCTTAGACaacctccctctctgccttgctcagggaatgggggagggaactcacacactctctccctGGATGAAGAGCTCTGGCCGCTCTTTTAGCAAGTTCTTCTTGATCCAGACAAGGAGGTTCCGGATGTCCCCTAGAGAGGGAGGCACAGAACAAACCAAGGTCAAACCCGACTCATCCCCAGGCCCCAAGCTTTGCCTGGCACAGAAGAAAGTGACCATGGGGTTCATGGGGCCCAGAAACCTGAATAGGAGAGGCCATGACTGTTAGACGAGTCTTCAGAGAAGGGGCCACAGCACAGCCaaaggcatggggggggggctcactacagaaggcagggacaggggccggagagatggcttactggtGAAGCTTACTGgcgaagcgggggggggggggggggggggggggggacgggaccgttctttcagaggacccaagttcagttccctggCACTCACATTGGGCGGCTCATGgccacctccacctccagttcccagggatacAATACCCTCTTCTACACTCTGCATGCACTTACATGTATATgcttacacatatgcacacactgatGCTCCCTCAACAAGGCCGCTTAGAGAGCATCGAAGACCACGACCACCTTTATCTATCTTTGCCGGTCCAGCTGGGGAGGCCTCAGCTTTGCTCACAGGCAGGGTCTGCATATATTTCCCTTTGTGAGGGGAGAAAAACAATCACTGAGCCGATAACATCAGTTAATTTCCTCTAGCAGAGGGAGAGAAGGCTCCTCACCAGGCAGACACTGACAAATCACTGCTCACTACCCCCACTTTTGCAGCCCCCGGGGGGTGGCCACCTTGCCAAGGCAAGAGGTTCTGGGCTGCAAGgacctctcctgctctgctgaaCATCCAGAGCTCTCTCCTGGGATGGGCTCTGGGATGGCCACCAGTCTCTTTGTACAGCATGTGGAGGCAGTGATCTCCGGGGTTACCAGCCTTTCCTAGGAGCAGGGGACCAGCCCATAGCAAACTGAATTGGTCTGCATCTATAAGGGCCGTGGTGCCCGGGACCTCAACCACTCTTCACTTGGATTGTTTCTGGGGCTCCTGGAGGTCCTGCTCTCACAGGGGACTTGAGAACAAAGGTCCTAGAGAAACaactagcattcaggaagccatAGGGGCGTGTCCTGATTCAGTGTCTTAGAGGGCCTGCTGCCTTTCAGGGCACCTGAGCCAGAGTTCTGAGGTGAAGCTGAAGCAAGGTGAGAGCGTGGCCTGAGCTGTCTTGCCTAGATTATCCCAAAGTCCTAGAATAAAGGACTGCTAGGACACAGGGAAGTTTCACTCTGCTCCTAGTGTGAGCTTTATGTTGCAATGCACATGCAGTCCAGCCTTGGGTAGGGCCAGGGGGTAGGAAGGTGCAGTGTGAATAAACCAGTCCCTATTTGCtggacacacacacccacaggacAAGTAGTGTTCATGGACTAAAATTGCCATCTCCCaatgaaaaattccttttttttttcccctccaagacagggtttctctgtgtagccctgactgtcctggaatctgctctgtaggccaggctggccttgaattcacagaaatctgcctgcttcagcctcccaaggcctgagattaaaggcatgcaccaccacagcctggctaaaATTCCTTTTTAAGTGCCCAAGGCAAGGAGGAAGAGTGCTGCCTCCCTCAAGCTGCACTTGGGCTCCTGGTGGACTCTTCCCCAAGGCCCAGGTTGCAGAGGCTTCCCTCCGGTCCTGAATCCCATTGGCCTCCATTTT includes the following:
- the Urm1 gene encoding ubiquitin-related modifier 1 isoform X2 — its product is MAAPLCVEVEFGGGAELLFDGVKKHQVTLPEQEGPWKYMQTLPVSKAEASPAGPAKIDKGGRGLRCSLSGLVEGASVCAYV